A single window of Desulfovibrio psychrotolerans DNA harbors:
- a CDS encoding PEP/pyruvate-binding domain-containing protein, with the protein MPQLLEFFRKNKSRQRGISDETALDRKYHTFKSLLAGNNQVLEFMTDLERLMYDGRSFTQDEALELTESLVAGVYDLVEDLNSLSGGAYPELFDRAESISVEALKLLSRRRRFESRRLIFPLEHLSLDNLDEVGGKAANLGEVSNRVGLPTPHGFAVTASAAALFLHHSGVFEHVRRELSATDIGDTARLEEAALSAQERILAAPMPPELQTALAEAARGMVRTFGSQVRLAVRSSAVCEDSQASFAGQHATVLGVAPQEMERAWREVVASVFSPRAVFYRRTKGYSEEDVMMSVLVLNMISAKASGVIYTADPNCLDDRDILVSGIWGLGLSVVDGSADTDFWRVRRRDRGLEARQVALKEERIVLLPGGGTMYERVPQEQRTMPCLNDGQVARLVEYALRLEEHYGTPLDVEWAMDAENRFVVLQARPLMQANACKLPESCAFIAGYAMLLAGGQSASPGTASGVVHVVETGYELHGIPQGAILVARQTSPEYVAAMGKVSGIITDMGSVTGHMASVAREFGIPTLVGVGRATHTLQHGQVVTLDASNQVVYEGRVTEILHERKPVNLMKGSPVYKSLQQALKLIAPLNLVDPETPEFTASGCQTLHDIIRFAHEMAMRSMFCIADDLDMQEGLAVPLFTGLPLRFLVVDLGGGLHPILSGRMAEVTDIICMPFKALLEGMSHPGVRWTNATQQESSGCDAAVADSVFRSRLPGSGLGGANYAIISGEYMNIHGRMGHHFATVDSYCGPLLNDNYIMFSFKGGAADAGRRIRRAQLIGATLRWLGFRVVQKGDSIRAEMKKYDQKRIMEKLDMLGRLLGAMRMLDLTISPDAQTEWYVQQFLKGNYTFSPPPEE; encoded by the coding sequence ATGCCACAGCTTCTTGAGTTTTTCAGAAAAAACAAATCCCGCCAGCGCGGCATCAGCGACGAGACGGCGCTGGATCGCAAGTATCATACCTTCAAGAGCCTTCTTGCCGGGAATAATCAGGTTCTGGAGTTTATGACCGATCTGGAACGGCTTATGTACGATGGCCGTTCCTTCACGCAGGACGAGGCTCTTGAGCTGACAGAATCGCTTGTTGCGGGCGTATACGACCTTGTGGAAGACCTGAACTCCCTTTCCGGCGGCGCGTATCCGGAACTCTTCGACAGGGCGGAATCCATCAGTGTTGAGGCGCTTAAGCTGCTCTCGCGGCGCAGAAGGTTTGAATCCCGCCGCCTTATCTTTCCGCTGGAACACCTTTCGCTGGATAATCTGGATGAGGTGGGCGGCAAGGCCGCCAATCTGGGTGAAGTCAGTAACCGGGTGGGACTTCCCACGCCCCACGGCTTTGCCGTGACTGCCTCCGCAGCCGCTCTTTTTTTACACCATTCCGGCGTGTTCGAGCATGTCCGGCGCGAACTTTCCGCAACGGATATTGGGGATACGGCCCGGCTGGAGGAGGCGGCCCTGAGCGCGCAGGAACGCATTCTCGCCGCGCCTATGCCGCCGGAACTGCAAACGGCACTGGCGGAAGCTGCGCGGGGCATGGTGCGCACGTTCGGGTCTCAGGTGCGGCTGGCAGTCCGTTCGTCCGCCGTATGCGAGGATTCGCAGGCTTCTTTTGCCGGGCAGCACGCCACGGTGCTCGGTGTCGCACCGCAGGAAATGGAACGCGCATGGCGAGAAGTGGTAGCCAGCGTGTTTAGCCCCCGGGCTGTCTTTTATCGCAGAACAAAGGGCTACTCGGAAGAAGATGTCATGATGAGCGTGCTGGTGCTGAACATGATTTCTGCAAAGGCCAGCGGCGTCATCTATACAGCTGACCCAAACTGTCTGGATGACAGGGATATTCTGGTTTCCGGCATATGGGGGCTGGGACTCAGCGTTGTGGATGGTTCTGCAGATACCGATTTCTGGCGCGTGCGCAGGCGTGACAGGGGCTTGGAAGCGCGTCAGGTTGCCCTGAAGGAAGAGCGCATTGTTCTGCTCCCCGGCGGCGGCACCATGTACGAGCGCGTGCCGCAGGAACAGCGAACCATGCCCTGCCTGAACGATGGGCAGGTCGCGCGGCTGGTGGAATATGCTCTCCGGCTGGAGGAGCACTACGGCACGCCGCTGGATGTGGAATGGGCCATGGATGCCGAGAATAGATTTGTGGTGCTGCAGGCGCGCCCGCTCATGCAGGCCAATGCCTGCAAGTTGCCTGAATCGTGTGCGTTCATTGCGGGGTACGCGATGCTGCTCGCCGGAGGGCAGTCGGCGTCTCCGGGCACGGCATCGGGCGTTGTGCATGTGGTGGAGACTGGGTATGAGCTGCACGGCATTCCGCAGGGTGCCATCCTTGTTGCCCGGCAGACATCCCCGGAATACGTGGCGGCCATGGGCAAGGTTTCCGGCATCATCACCGACATGGGCAGCGTTACGGGGCATATGGCTTCTGTGGCGCGCGAGTTCGGCATCCCCACGCTTGTGGGGGTGGGCAGGGCCACGCATACGCTTCAGCACGGGCAGGTGGTAACGCTGGATGCCTCTAATCAGGTGGTGTACGAAGGGCGCGTGACAGAGATTCTGCACGAGCGCAAACCCGTGAACCTGATGAAGGGCAGCCCGGTGTATAAATCGCTCCAGCAGGCTCTCAAGCTCATTGCCCCCCTCAATCTTGTGGACCCGGAGACCCCAGAATTTACGGCTTCCGGGTGCCAGACCCTGCACGATATCATCCGGTTTGCCCATGAGATGGCCATGCGTTCCATGTTCTGCATTGCGGATGATCTGGACATGCAGGAGGGGCTTGCCGTGCCTCTGTTCACGGGGTTGCCCCTGCGGTTTCTCGTTGTGGACTTGGGCGGGGGGCTGCATCCTATTTTGAGCGGTCGCATGGCGGAGGTAACGGATATTATCTGCATGCCGTTCAAGGCATTGCTGGAAGGCATGAGCCACCCCGGCGTGCGCTGGACCAATGCCACACAGCAGGAGTCGTCCGGCTGTGATGCCGCCGTGGCGGATTCCGTTTTTCGCAGCAGGCTGCCCGGTTCTGGGCTGGGCGGGGCAAACTATGCCATCATTTCCGGTGAATATATGAACATTCACGGGAGAATGGGACACCATTTCGCCACTGTGGATTCCTATTGCGGTCCGCTTTTGAACGATAACTATATCATGTTCTCCTTCAAGGGCGGCGCAGCAGACGCGGGAAGGCGTATCCGCCGTGCGCAGCTCATCGGCGCAACCTTGCGCTGGCTCGGCTTCCGCGTTGTTCAGAAGGGCGATTCCATCCGTGCGGAGATGAAGAAGTATGACCAGAAGCGGATAATGGAAAAGCTCGACATGCTGGGCAGGTTGTTGGGAGCCATGCGCATGCTGGATCTGACCATTTCTCCGGATGCGCAGACAGAGTGGTATGTGCAGCAGTTCCTCAAAGGAAACTACACGTTTTCTCCTCCTCCGGAAGAGTGA
- a CDS encoding sigma 54-interacting transcriptional regulator, producing the protein MNILSRRLGRQEMAPVLGDFRYASLRTKLMLVLIPSIALILVIAGIITYFITFDYVTIALRRNAMVHNLATAEAVRALLEEGRKDISVIAQASGSSTGLKEYFTRNAAAGGVAYLAAGRIGPDGEGYMVSLVNQSPLQVAEQFSLKDMRPAPHELMLHLSAVPTGHVWISPVETVFIPQPRGIPIRKLAELPAITFATATETPAGRTIHFLILDARDVRNILSLYESEQSPIWAFARTHEVRYSYMFNTAGWILFQSESPETPEAPLSTYLARSAKSGTLGTPELACAFRPEAKDRFWHIVGDVRQGKKGIMKDPRGASIDDNLKETSIAYAPIMFRPAKDAPAFVYAGVAFSDVSRLTVAAGYKHVDVMIAVVLVACVVAGALIYLICRVLTRSVVQLAEAVGEINQSGSLAPIAMDPSGYEALLLKSSINRMLETIRNQFAEIRRKDRTIRDVGLMQRISSEELSQELHSTACERMPSIIGGGAVLDALRQEILKAAQVDADVLIVGETGTGKQLTAEAIHLNSRRAEYPFISINCGELDENLLIDTLFGHVKGAFTEARADRQGAFREAENGTLFLDEIQLASARVQQALLRALAMRLIKPLGSDREVPVNVRVIAATNVDLRKLLAEGRFREDLFFRLNVITVTTPPLRRHPENIVPIAFHYLGEAAEELGKPHLALSRGAVEKLKVYQWPGNIRELKNAIIRAAVMSNNDVIQASCLVLGNEVGHAGGQVAEGPPAGAERPVSLEEAVCMGTTGMEEPLSPDEVPWVPGNVSGDGQASWAVRPQGGPAGNTKELASGENAGGPEPRAALPESPAEAAHAEAVAVGNMEGLNSRQRVAWNVLQERGEITRREYEEHIGGSVAPRTALYDLQDMVRRGLVERRGSGPGTVYRLVTAKPIA; encoded by the coding sequence ATGAATATCCTCAGCCGTCGGTTGGGACGTCAGGAAATGGCACCCGTTTTGGGCGATTTCCGGTATGCGTCACTCAGGACCAAGCTCATGCTTGTGCTCATCCCTTCCATTGCCCTTATTCTGGTGATTGCGGGCATCATAACCTACTTCATTACCTTTGATTACGTGACGATAGCCCTGCGGCGCAACGCCATGGTGCATAACCTTGCCACGGCGGAAGCGGTGCGCGCGTTGCTTGAGGAAGGCAGGAAAGATATTTCGGTCATTGCGCAAGCCTCCGGTTCTTCCACCGGGCTCAAGGAGTATTTTACCCGCAATGCGGCTGCGGGGGGTGTCGCCTACCTTGCCGCCGGGAGAATTGGCCCGGACGGCGAGGGATACATGGTTTCACTGGTGAACCAGAGTCCCCTGCAGGTAGCGGAGCAATTCTCCCTTAAGGATATGCGCCCGGCACCGCATGAACTCATGCTGCACCTTTCCGCCGTGCCGACCGGGCATGTGTGGATATCTCCCGTAGAGACGGTATTCATTCCCCAGCCCAGGGGCATTCCCATCCGCAAGCTTGCCGAACTGCCTGCCATAACCTTTGCTACAGCCACAGAAACCCCGGCGGGGCGGACTATTCATTTCCTCATTCTCGATGCCCGCGATGTGCGGAACATCCTTTCCCTGTACGAGTCGGAACAGTCCCCCATATGGGCTTTTGCCCGGACGCACGAGGTGCGTTACAGCTACATGTTCAATACGGCGGGGTGGATTCTCTTTCAATCCGAGTCGCCGGAAACGCCGGAAGCGCCTCTATCCACCTATCTTGCGCGATCGGCAAAGAGCGGTACGCTCGGCACGCCGGAACTCGCCTGTGCCTTCCGCCCCGAGGCCAAAGATCGCTTCTGGCATATCGTGGGTGACGTGCGGCAGGGGAAAAAGGGGATAATGAAAGACCCGAGGGGAGCGTCCATTGACGATAACCTCAAAGAAACCTCCATAGCCTATGCGCCCATCATGTTCCGCCCCGCCAAAGACGCACCGGCCTTTGTGTACGCCGGCGTTGCCTTCAGCGATGTGAGCAGGCTTACCGTTGCCGCCGGATACAAACATGTGGATGTGATGATAGCCGTGGTGCTTGTGGCCTGCGTTGTGGCGGGGGCGCTGATTTATCTCATCTGCCGGGTGCTCACGCGTTCCGTGGTACAGCTCGCGGAGGCCGTGGGAGAGATCAACCAATCCGGCTCGCTGGCACCCATTGCCATGGACCCGAGCGGGTACGAGGCGTTGCTGCTGAAAAGTTCCATCAACCGCATGCTGGAAACCATACGGAATCAGTTTGCAGAGATTCGCCGTAAAGACCGCACCATACGCGATGTAGGTCTCATGCAGCGCATTTCGTCAGAGGAGCTTTCGCAGGAGCTGCATTCAACCGCGTGTGAAAGAATGCCCAGCATCATCGGGGGCGGAGCCGTGCTGGACGCATTGCGGCAGGAGATACTGAAAGCCGCTCAGGTAGATGCGGATGTGCTCATAGTGGGGGAAACAGGAACCGGTAAGCAATTGACCGCAGAAGCAATTCACTTGAACAGCAGGCGTGCGGAGTATCCTTTTATCTCCATAAACTGCGGCGAGCTGGATGAGAATCTGCTCATAGATACGCTTTTCGGCCATGTTAAGGGGGCCTTTACAGAGGCGCGTGCAGATCGGCAGGGAGCCTTCCGCGAAGCGGAAAACGGCACCCTGTTTCTGGACGAGATTCAGTTGGCATCTGCCCGTGTGCAGCAGGCATTGTTGCGCGCGCTGGCCATGCGGCTCATCAAGCCCCTGGGCAGCGACAGGGAGGTGCCCGTGAATGTGCGGGTTATTGCCGCCACCAACGTGGACCTGCGCAAGCTGCTTGCAGAGGGGCGTTTCCGTGAAGACCTCTTTTTCCGGCTGAACGTCATCACCGTAACCACGCCGCCACTGCGGCGGCATCCGGAAAATATCGTGCCCATCGCCTTCCATTATCTGGGCGAGGCGGCGGAAGAACTGGGCAAGCCCCACCTTGCTCTCAGCCGCGGGGCAGTGGAAAAACTCAAGGTGTATCAATGGCCGGGGAATATCCGGGAGTTGAAAAACGCCATTATCCGCGCTGCCGTAATGAGTAATAATGATGTGATTCAGGCTTCGTGCCTCGTTTTGGGCAATGAGGTCGGTCATGCTGGCGGACAGGTGGCCGAAGGCCCGCCTGCGGGAGCGGAGCGGCCCGTATCATTGGAAGAAGCCGTGTGTATGGGCACGACAGGTATGGAAGAGCCGCTTTCTCCCGACGAGGTGCCGTGGGTTCCGGGCAATGTGTCCGGCGATGGTCAGGCCTCCTGGGCGGTGCGTCCGCAGGGCGGTCCGGCCGGAAACACCAAGGAACTTGCGTCCGGTGAGAATGCCGGAGGGCCGGAGCCACGTGCGGCGTTGCCGGAAAGCCCTGCGGAGGCAGCGCACGCAGAGGCGGTTGCGGTTGGAAACATGGAAGGGCTGAACAGCCGCCAGCGTGTGGCGTGGAACGTGCTTCAGGAGCGCGGAGAGATTACCCGCAGGGAGTACGAGGAGCACATCGGCGGCAGCGTTGCCCCCCGCACAGCGTTGTACGACCTGCAGGATATGGTGCGACGCGGGCTCGTGGAGCGGCGCGGAAGCGGGCCGGGAACGGTATACCGCCTTGTGACTGCCAAGCCTATTGCGTAG
- a CDS encoding response regulator produces the protein MNEDKTRVLLVDDEEDFRNTLSKRLKERGYEVHTAGSGSAALAILDTVPLDVVVLDIRMPGMSGIETLGEIRAKHLGVEVLLLTGHADVPSAVEGMRLGAFDYMMKPYEFEGLLGKINEATTVKRDREERIRKAEERAQLDKVQKTSWF, from the coding sequence ATGAACGAAGACAAGACAAGAGTTCTGCTGGTGGATGATGAGGAAGACTTCCGCAACACGCTTTCCAAGCGCCTGAAGGAACGTGGATACGAGGTGCATACAGCCGGAAGCGGCAGCGCGGCACTGGCCATCCTGGACACTGTTCCTCTGGATGTGGTGGTGCTGGATATCAGAATGCCCGGCATGAGCGGCATAGAGACGCTGGGCGAAATCCGCGCCAAGCATCTGGGCGTGGAAGTGCTGCTGCTCACAGGCCATGCAGACGTGCCTTCCGCGGTGGAAGGAATGCGGCTCGGCGCCTTTGACTACATGATGAAGCCGTATGAATTCGAAGGACTGCTGGGCAAGATCAACGAAGCCACCACCGTGAAGCGTGACCGCGAAGAGCGCATCCGCAAGGCGGAAGAGCGGGCACAACTGGATAAGGTGCAGAAGACCAGTTGGTTCTGA
- a CDS encoding SLC13 family permease, translating into MSAQDVRDHSPNELVVHEEEPQGPTQSTRSMIIKLLIAAGLGALILLLPRPDNLPIEAHRLAAILIPLVFLWVSEAIPIGVTALLATALMIMLKVTKSSAAWAPYANQAVMFVMMIIMFGVVLNEVGLAKRLLFWILRFAGTNVKKLSFFIAVSSTILSSIFHDATITIIMLFAILPIFHAMGITPKKSNNLSKFFIILIPLAASAGGFGTLLGGGRCALAVDITQKFILETTGVAVKIGFLKYAIIEFPVCILTALATWVICYAVFRPKEVELPASVKIESMPKMSSAELGVSLVFSAAFILWFLGDLTGWHVSVVAAIALAFFCAPGWVSFKTICDKFPWESWIVFGSGVSLGEAMLKSGLGKFLAESLIPLLEGHNAFITYYGMGLFGSVLSSMMSNSAAVALSLPITLPMAEMMNMSVETVGLLSPMTTSFIMLVIGCPPTIIAYSTGYFNQIEFSKVAIPWCLVLLAICVLSALTYWPLIGFN; encoded by the coding sequence ATGAGCGCACAAGACGTACGGGACCATTCCCCCAATGAACTTGTTGTCCACGAGGAAGAGCCGCAGGGTCCTACCCAGTCCACCCGTTCCATGATTATAAAGCTGCTTATCGCTGCAGGACTCGGCGCGCTGATTCTGCTCCTGCCCCGTCCGGACAACCTGCCGATAGAGGCTCACAGGCTGGCAGCCATACTTATCCCTTTAGTATTCCTGTGGGTTTCTGAAGCCATTCCCATCGGCGTAACCGCCCTGCTCGCCACGGCCCTGATGATCATGCTCAAGGTGACAAAGAGTTCCGCCGCCTGGGCGCCATACGCTAACCAAGCGGTCATGTTCGTCATGATGATTATCATGTTCGGCGTGGTGCTGAACGAAGTGGGGCTGGCCAAGCGTCTGCTCTTTTGGATTCTGCGATTCGCGGGAACCAACGTGAAGAAGCTGAGCTTTTTCATTGCCGTGAGCAGCACCATTCTTTCCTCCATATTCCACGATGCCACCATCACCATCATCATGCTCTTTGCCATTCTGCCCATCTTCCACGCCATGGGCATTACCCCCAAGAAGAGCAATAACCTGAGCAAGTTCTTTATCATCCTCATCCCGCTGGCAGCATCTGCCGGGGGCTTCGGCACGCTGCTCGGCGGCGGTCGCTGCGCCCTTGCTGTGGATATTACCCAGAAGTTCATTCTCGAAACTACCGGTGTTGCCGTAAAGATAGGCTTCCTGAAGTACGCAATCATTGAATTCCCGGTATGTATCCTCACCGCTCTTGCCACATGGGTCATCTGCTACGCGGTATTCCGCCCCAAGGAAGTGGAACTGCCCGCCTCCGTAAAGATCGAATCCATGCCCAAGATGAGTTCTGCGGAACTGGGTGTTTCGCTGGTCTTCTCCGCCGCCTTCATCCTCTGGTTCCTCGGTGACCTTACCGGCTGGCACGTGAGCGTGGTCGCGGCCATTGCCCTCGCCTTCTTCTGCGCTCCCGGCTGGGTTTCCTTCAAGACCATCTGCGACAAGTTCCCGTGGGAATCGTGGATAGTCTTCGGCTCCGGCGTCTCTCTGGGCGAAGCCATGCTCAAGTCCGGTCTTGGCAAGTTTCTGGCTGAATCGCTCATTCCCCTGCTGGAAGGTCATAACGCCTTTATCACCTACTACGGCATGGGCCTTTTCGGCTCCGTGCTCTCCAGCATGATGAGCAACTCCGCGGCCGTGGCACTGAGTTTGCCCATTACCCTGCCCATGGCGGAAATGATGAACATGAGTGTGGAAACCGTGGGTCTGCTTTCTCCCATGACCACGTCCTTCATCATGCTGGTCATAGGCTGCCCGCCCACCATCATTGCTTACAGCACGGGCTACTTCAATCAGATAGAGTTCTCCAAGGTCGCTATTCCGTGGTGCTTGGTGCTGCTGGCAATATGCGTTCTGAGCGCGCTGACCTACTGGCCCCTCATCGGTTTCAACTAG
- a CDS encoding CBS domain-containing protein, with the protein MYEKVKNLMVPIAKFPLISETATLAGAVIALERAQEDYVSGKREQRILLVTDSENKVVGKLSPIDVVRGLEPNYDKLLNEQTSTFVGNFDYVIQSMRNQSVLWAKPLDDLCTTAKDVLVRDFIQSPNSSQIIDLEESLNNAFHMFVMFRHDSLFVMDGNKLMGMLRFSDVYREIGRRIKETCRL; encoded by the coding sequence ATGTATGAAAAAGTTAAAAATCTGATGGTTCCCATAGCCAAGTTTCCTCTCATATCAGAGACAGCCACCCTGGCAGGCGCTGTTATCGCTCTGGAACGGGCACAGGAGGATTATGTTTCGGGCAAGCGGGAACAGCGCATTCTGCTTGTAACAGACAGCGAAAACAAGGTTGTGGGCAAGCTGTCACCCATTGATGTGGTGCGCGGACTGGAACCTAACTACGACAAGCTGCTCAACGAACAGACAAGCACCTTTGTGGGTAACTTCGACTACGTTATCCAGTCCATGCGCAACCAGTCCGTACTATGGGCAAAGCCGCTGGATGATCTGTGCACCACAGCCAAGGATGTGCTGGTACGCGACTTCATTCAGTCTCCCAACAGTTCGCAGATTATTGATCTGGAAGAATCCCTGAACAACGCCTTCCATATGTTCGTCATGTTCAGGCACGATTCTTTGTTTGTCATGGACGGGAACAAGCTTATGGGCATGTTGCGCTTCTCCGATGTCTACCGGGAGATAGGGCGCAGAATTAAGGAAACCTGCCGCCTTTAA
- a CDS encoding bifunctional folylpolyglutamate synthase/dihydrofolate synthase, whose translation MHFQAYDEVEAYLAKLGLFHMDMSLDRITAVLDEVELRRPPYAVAQVLGTNGKGSTSTFLAALGQAAGLDTGLFTSPHFVTPRERVRVNGHMLDEDEWCDLANDIMNAGGGTLTYFEFITVLAVLAFHDYEVHLAVFEAGLGGMYDATTAIASDVTVYAPIAMDHEQVLGERLEDIARDKAGAIRHNVPVVTHVQDEAALAVLRDVAAQKGARLHMAEEMVTMPQDARFGLTGAHQRDNACLALGAFKLLAESHGWNPPPIMDWDDVKELAFADAWIAGRMQEVPAQADHPALILDGAHNEHAIAALKEALRLRGDKPAAIIFGCMGDKVLDGIVPLLLSMTDGPVFLPPIAENERAMNPEELAKVLGERARVSASLGEALRQARKLAGEREVLLCGSLYLLGEFFTLRPACLERE comes from the coding sequence GTGCATTTTCAAGCATACGATGAGGTTGAGGCCTATCTTGCCAAGCTGGGCCTCTTTCATATGGATATGAGTCTGGACCGCATAACCGCCGTGCTGGACGAGGTGGAGCTGCGCAGACCGCCCTATGCCGTGGCGCAGGTGCTGGGCACAAACGGCAAGGGGAGCACCAGCACGTTTCTGGCTGCGTTGGGACAGGCGGCGGGGCTGGATACGGGGTTGTTCACATCGCCCCATTTTGTGACGCCCCGTGAGCGGGTGCGGGTGAACGGGCACATGCTGGACGAGGACGAATGGTGCGACCTTGCCAACGATATCATGAACGCAGGGGGCGGCACGCTCACCTATTTTGAGTTCATCACCGTGCTGGCTGTGCTCGCCTTTCATGATTATGAAGTGCATCTTGCCGTGTTCGAGGCGGGACTGGGCGGCATGTACGACGCCACCACAGCCATTGCCAGCGATGTGACGGTGTATGCGCCCATTGCCATGGACCATGAGCAGGTGCTGGGCGAACGGCTTGAGGATATTGCCCGCGACAAGGCGGGAGCCATCCGGCACAATGTGCCCGTAGTCACCCATGTGCAGGATGAGGCGGCCCTTGCCGTGCTGCGTGACGTGGCGGCGCAGAAGGGAGCGCGGCTGCATATGGCGGAAGAGATGGTGACCATGCCGCAGGATGCCCGGTTTGGGCTGACCGGCGCGCATCAGAGGGATAACGCCTGCCTTGCGCTGGGTGCGTTCAAGCTGCTGGCTGAGTCGCACGGCTGGAATCCGCCGCCGATAATGGATTGGGACGATGTGAAGGAACTGGCCTTTGCGGATGCGTGGATAGCCGGACGCATGCAGGAGGTTCCCGCACAGGCGGACCATCCTGCCCTGATTCTGGACGGTGCGCATAACGAGCACGCTATTGCCGCCTTGAAAGAGGCGTTGCGTCTGCGGGGTGACAAGCCCGCCGCTATCATTTTCGGCTGCATGGGCGACAAGGTGCTGGACGGCATTGTTCCGTTGCTGCTTTCCATGACCGATGGTCCTGTCTTTCTGCCGCCCATTGCCGAGAATGAACGGGCCATGAATCCCGAGGAACTCGCCAAGGTTTTGGGAGAGCGCGCCCGGGTGAGTGCTTCGCTGGGCGAGGCGCTGCGGCAGGCACGCAAGTTGGCCGGGGAGCGGGAGGTGCTGCTCTGCGGTTCCTTGTATTTGCTGGGTGAGTTCTTTACACTGCGGCCCGCATGTCTTGAGCGGGAATAG
- the selA gene encoding L-seryl-tRNA(Sec) selenium transferase: MSQLFRALPSVDRALDALRSYGGSSVLKGMDDVPRAMLRDHVNGFLDVCREEIRAGVHSVPEQLALEVLLPRMAAYVRAKCRPHFRRVLNGTGVVVHTNLGRSLLADVAVEAVREACAHYSNLEFDLGTGERGSRYSHVERILCQVTGAEAGLVVNNNAAAVMLVLDTLCKGREVVVSRGQLVEIGGSFRIPEVMEKSGAILREVGATNRTHLRDYENAITEQTAALLRVHTSNFRVVGFHKEVTLEEMVALGRKYELPVLEDLGSGSFHDFSGMGLGDEPTVQRVVAAGPDVVTFSGDKVLGGPQAGIIVGRKEWIDRIKRNPMNRALRIDKMTLAALEATLRLYADPETARRRIPTLAMITAPADELKRRARRLAARIRRELGDLFGVSLLADASRVGGGSFPERDLPTTLVRLVPTGFSATELKQRLLDTDPPLVGRLDDDAFCLDPRTLADAEFPLVCDALRQACEGASS; the protein is encoded by the coding sequence GTGTCACAACTTTTTCGCGCGCTGCCTTCTGTGGACAGGGCGCTGGACGCCCTGCGGAGCTACGGCGGATCCTCTGTCCTCAAAGGGATGGACGACGTTCCCCGCGCCATGCTGCGCGACCATGTGAACGGTTTTCTGGATGTCTGCCGTGAGGAGATTCGCGCGGGCGTGCACAGCGTGCCGGAGCAATTGGCACTAGAGGTTCTGCTGCCCCGTATGGCGGCCTACGTGCGCGCCAAGTGCAGGCCGCATTTCCGGCGCGTGCTTAACGGTACGGGCGTGGTGGTGCATACCAATCTGGGCCGTTCCCTGCTGGCGGATGTGGCAGTGGAGGCGGTGCGCGAGGCCTGCGCCCATTATTCCAATCTGGAGTTTGATCTTGGCACGGGCGAGCGCGGCAGCCGCTACAGCCATGTGGAACGTATTCTCTGTCAGGTGACAGGAGCAGAGGCGGGGCTGGTGGTGAATAACAATGCCGCAGCCGTTATGCTGGTTTTGGATACCCTGTGCAAGGGGCGTGAGGTTGTTGTTTCACGCGGGCAGCTGGTGGAGATAGGCGGGAGCTTCCGCATTCCGGAGGTTATGGAAAAAAGCGGCGCCATTCTGCGTGAGGTGGGAGCCACCAACCGGACCCACCTGCGGGATTACGAAAACGCCATTACGGAACAGACTGCCGCGTTGCTGCGGGTGCATACCTCTAACTTCCGCGTGGTGGGGTTCCATAAGGAAGTGACGCTGGAAGAGATGGTGGCGTTGGGCAGAAAGTATGAGCTTCCCGTGCTGGAAGACCTTGGCAGCGGGAGTTTTCATGATTTTTCCGGCATGGGGCTGGGCGACGAGCCTACGGTGCAGCGGGTGGTGGCTGCCGGACCGGATGTGGTGACCTTTTCCGGCGACAAGGTGCTGGGGGGACCGCAGGCGGGAATTATTGTGGGCAGAAAGGAATGGATAGACCGCATCAAGCGCAACCCCATGAACCGTGCCCTGCGCATAGACAAGATGACCCTTGCCGCCCTTGAGGCAACCTTGCGCCTGTATGCAGACCCCGAAACCGCCCGCAGACGCATCCCCACTCTTGCCATGATTACCGCGCCTGCCGATGAACTGAAGCGGCGCGCCCGCAGGCTGGCAGCCCGCATCAGGCGAGAGCTGGGCGACCTGTTCGGCGTTTCGCTGCTGGCGGACGCTTCACGCGTGGGCGGAGGCTCGTTTCCTGAACGGGATCTGCCTACCACGCTGGTGCGGCTGGTTCCCACCGGCTTTTCTGCCACGGAGCTGAAGCAGCGGCTGCTGGATACGGACCCGCCCCTTGTGGGACGGCTGGATGACGATGCTTTCTGCCTGGACCCGCGCACACTGGCGGATGCGGAATTTCCGTTGGTCTGTGACGCATTGCGGCAGGCGTGTGAAGGGGCATCATCTTAG